The following are encoded together in the Candidatus Methylomirabilis oxygeniifera genome:
- a CDS encoding protein of unknown function (Evidence 5 : No homology to any previously reported sequences), with the protein MWGEVFVLAHWTAGRIAEPGSVFEAITAIITGRRMNKQAEWTGYSASDMLEVIDDHLFGHHEVPGQLIQRPLAVAKHRHDLLPPR; encoded by the coding sequence TTGTGGGGCGAGGTGTTCGTTCTTGCACATTGGACAGCGGGACGGATCGCTGAACCTGGCTCTGTCTTTGAAGCGATAACCGCAATCATCACAGGTCGGCGGATGAATAAGCAGGCGGAATGGACGGGTTACAGTGCGAGCGATATGTTGGAGGTCATCGATGATCACCTTTTTGGGCACCACGAAGTTCCTGGCCAGCTCATCCAGCGTCCACTCGCCGTCGCGAAGCATCGCCATGATCTCCTGCCGCCGCGTTAG
- the queF gene encoding NADPH-dependent 7-cyano-7-deazaguanine reductase (7-cyano-7-carbaguanine reductase) (PreQ(0) reductase) (NADPH-dependent nitrile oxidoreductase) → MPTQPSKALDTFANPEPGRDYEIRMICPEFTCLCPKTGQPDFATLTLTYVPDRLCIELKSLKLYLWSFRNEGHFHEAVTNRILDDLVKACRPRSMKLIADFYIRGGIHTIITVTHQTDDRR, encoded by the coding sequence ATGCCCACCCAACCATCAAAAGCGCTTGACACATTTGCCAATCCGGAACCGGGGCGCGATTATGAGATTCGGATGATCTGCCCCGAGTTTACCTGCCTCTGCCCGAAGACCGGCCAACCGGATTTCGCGACCCTCACGCTGACCTATGTCCCGGACCGGTTGTGTATCGAGTTGAAGTCGCTCAAGCTCTATCTCTGGTCCTTCCGGAACGAGGGCCACTTCCATGAGGCCGTAACCAACCGGATCCTGGACGACCTCGTGAAGGCATGCCGGCCGCGCTCCATGAAGTTGATCGCCGACTTCTATATTCGAGGCGGCATCCATACGATCATTACCGTGACGCATCAGACTGACGACCGAAGGTGA